The Streptomyces sp. NBC_01197 genome window below encodes:
- a CDS encoding Gfo/Idh/MocA family oxidoreductase, with product MTAAPLRVGLVGYGLAGSVFHAPLISATDGLVLDTIVTSDEERREQARAEFPGVRFAGAPGELRPYADELDLVVIASPNRTHVPLATAAIEAGLPVVVDKPLAGTAAEARELAALADERGLLLSVFQNRRWDNDFLTLRGLIADGRLGDVQRFESRFERWRPQLKGGWRESGDPAEIGGLLYDLGSHIVDQALVLFGPAVRVYAESDVRRPGARADDDTFIAITHANGVRSHLYASATTAQLGPRFRVLGSAAGYVKHGLDPQEAALREGARPATTEHWGEEPESLWGRIGAGESPLTGGGSPVPTVPGDYPAYYAGVAKALRDGGRPPVTADEAAATLAVIEAARTSARDGVTVEVVTADL from the coding sequence ATGACTGCAGCCCCGCTCCGCGTCGGACTCGTCGGCTACGGCCTCGCGGGTTCCGTCTTCCACGCACCGCTGATCTCGGCCACCGACGGCCTGGTTCTCGACACGATCGTCACCTCGGACGAGGAGCGCCGGGAGCAGGCGCGCGCCGAGTTCCCCGGCGTCCGGTTCGCCGGCGCCCCGGGCGAACTCCGGCCGTACGCGGACGAGCTGGATCTGGTCGTGATCGCGTCCCCGAACCGGACGCATGTGCCGCTCGCGACCGCCGCGATCGAGGCCGGGCTGCCGGTCGTCGTGGACAAGCCGCTCGCGGGCACGGCCGCCGAGGCCCGCGAGCTGGCCGCGCTCGCCGATGAACGCGGGCTGCTGCTCTCCGTCTTCCAGAACCGCCGCTGGGACAACGACTTCCTGACTCTGCGGGGGCTGATCGCCGACGGAAGACTGGGCGACGTTCAGCGCTTCGAGTCCCGCTTCGAGCGGTGGCGCCCGCAGCTCAAGGGCGGCTGGCGCGAATCCGGCGACCCGGCGGAGATCGGCGGGCTCCTCTACGACCTCGGCAGCCACATCGTCGACCAGGCGCTGGTCCTCTTCGGCCCGGCGGTCCGGGTGTACGCGGAGTCGGACGTCCGCCGCCCCGGCGCACGCGCCGACGACGACACGTTCATCGCCATCACCCATGCGAACGGCGTCCGTTCCCATCTGTACGCCTCCGCCACCACCGCGCAGCTCGGCCCGCGCTTCCGGGTACTCGGCTCGGCCGCCGGCTATGTGAAGCACGGGCTCGACCCCCAGGAGGCGGCGCTGCGCGAGGGCGCGCGACCCGCGACCACGGAGCACTGGGGCGAGGAGCCCGAGTCGCTGTGGGGCCGCATCGGCGCCGGTGAGTCCCCGCTGACCGGCGGCGGTTCGCCCGTACCGACCGTGCCCGGCGATTACCCGGCGTACTACGCGGGTGTCGCGAAGGCCCTGCGCGACGGCGGCCGGCCGCCGGTCACGGCAGACGAGGCGGCGGCGACGCTGGCCGTCATCGAGGCCGCGCGGACTTCCGCACGCGACGGCGTCACGGTGGAGGTGGTCACAGCGGACCTGTGA
- a CDS encoding ROK family transcriptional regulator, giving the protein MNRSETAGSGANLPALRSHNAALVLELLRTAGQAGISRLELAERTGLTPQAVSKITARLRADGFAAEAGRRASTGGKPRTVLRLVPGAAYAVGLHLDRDRVSAVLVDLAGAVVADRSAELDFGAGADAVAGAAADVVSRVVADGVAGAGGADPVGGHRAPVLGVGAAAPGPLDHDTGVLRRVTGFPQWDGYPLRDALAERLGLPVVLDKDTNAAALGLALRGPGDSFAYLHLGTGLGAGLVLGGALYRGPRTGAGEFGHQTVQLDGPPCGCGGRGCVEALCLAAVAGGDHAAAARFLGVGTANLVRLLDVDRVLLGGRTVDAAPDVFVRGVGAVLAERARHAGGGEAVPVEVAGGGRRLVAEGAAQLALAPVFGHFGRAAVPFNARRT; this is encoded by the coding sequence GTGAACAGGAGTGAAACCGCCGGGTCCGGCGCCAATCTGCCCGCGCTGCGCAGCCACAACGCGGCGCTCGTGCTCGAACTGCTGCGTACGGCGGGGCAGGCCGGAATCAGCCGCCTGGAACTCGCCGAGCGGACCGGCCTCACCCCGCAGGCCGTCAGCAAGATCACCGCCCGGCTGCGGGCGGACGGTTTCGCGGCGGAGGCGGGCCGCCGTGCCTCCACGGGGGGCAAGCCGCGCACGGTACTGAGGCTGGTGCCGGGCGCCGCGTACGCGGTCGGGCTGCATCTGGACCGGGACCGGGTGAGCGCGGTGCTGGTGGACCTGGCGGGGGCGGTCGTCGCCGACCGGAGTGCGGAACTGGACTTCGGGGCGGGCGCCGACGCGGTGGCCGGGGCGGCGGCCGATGTGGTGTCCCGGGTGGTGGCCGACGGGGTGGCGGGCGCGGGCGGTGCGGACCCCGTCGGCGGTCACCGGGCCCCGGTCCTCGGCGTCGGGGCCGCCGCCCCCGGCCCCCTCGACCACGACACCGGGGTGCTGCGCCGGGTCACCGGATTCCCGCAGTGGGACGGCTATCCGCTGCGCGACGCGCTCGCGGAACGGCTCGGCCTGCCCGTCGTCCTCGACAAGGACACCAACGCGGCCGCCCTCGGCCTGGCGTTGCGCGGACCCGGCGACTCGTTCGCCTATCTGCATCTCGGGACCGGGCTCGGCGCCGGTCTGGTGCTCGGGGGCGCGCTCTACCGGGGGCCGCGCACCGGCGCCGGGGAGTTCGGACACCAGACCGTGCAGCTCGACGGCCCGCCGTGCGGTTGCGGCGGCCGGGGCTGTGTCGAGGCGCTCTGCCTGGCCGCCGTCGCCGGGGGCGACCACGCCGCCGCCGCCCGCTTCCTCGGCGTCGGCACGGCCAATCTCGTACGGCTGCTCGACGTCGACCGGGTGCTGCTCGGCGGCCGTACGGTGGACGCCGCCCCGGACGTCTTCGTACGGGGTGTGGGCGCGGTACTCGCCGAGCGGGCCCGGCACGCGGGCGGCGGGGAGGCGGTCCCGGTGGAGGTGGCGGGTGGTGGGCGGCGGCTCGTCGCCGAGGGGGCGGCGCAACTGGCGCTGGCCCCGGTGTTCGGGCACTTCGGGCGGGCGGCGGTGCCGTTCAACGCCCGCCGGACCTGA
- a CDS encoding GntR family transcriptional regulator has protein sequence MDYPHGQAPGAPIRSGIPEHGRIPKYYAVKAHVSLLMEELGEGEALPTERDLAVRYEVSRETVRQALRELVLEGRLRRQGRGTVIAGPKLEQPLSLASYTEGVRRQGRTPGRHLISLDRFPCPDALAAETGLGRGEPVWHLERVLLADDERVGLESTYVAVARVPSLDSEFDPDSSFYGFLRDRLGIGFGDADERIETVLATPREALLIGTPPALPMLLIHRISRDTEGLPLERVRTLYRGDRFSFTTRLASG, from the coding sequence GTGGACTACCCGCACGGCCAGGCACCTGGCGCACCGATCCGCTCCGGCATCCCGGAGCACGGCCGCATCCCCAAGTACTACGCGGTCAAGGCCCATGTCTCGCTGCTCATGGAGGAGTTGGGCGAGGGCGAAGCGCTGCCCACCGAGCGCGATCTGGCCGTACGGTACGAGGTGTCCCGCGAGACCGTACGGCAGGCGCTGCGCGAACTGGTCCTGGAGGGGCGGCTACGGCGGCAGGGGCGGGGGACCGTCATCGCGGGGCCCAAGCTCGAACAGCCGCTGTCGCTCGCGAGTTACACCGAGGGCGTGCGCCGCCAGGGCCGGACCCCCGGGCGCCATCTCATCTCGCTGGACCGTTTCCCCTGCCCCGACGCGCTCGCCGCCGAGACCGGGCTCGGCCGGGGCGAACCGGTCTGGCATCTGGAGCGGGTGCTGCTCGCGGACGACGAACGGGTCGGACTGGAGAGCACCTATGTCGCGGTGGCCCGAGTTCCTTCTCTGGACAGTGAGTTCGACCCCGACTCCTCCTTCTACGGCTTCCTCCGCGACCGGCTGGGCATCGGCTTCGGTGACGCCGACGAGCGGATCGAGACGGTCCTGGCCACCCCGCGCGAGGCGCTGCTCATCGGGACACCGCCCGCGCTGCCGATGCTGCTGATCCACCGGATCTCCCGTGACACGGAGGGGTTGCCCCTGGAGCGCGTACGGACGCTCTACCGGGGCGACCGGTTCAGCTTCACCACCCGCCTCGCCTCGGGCTGA
- a CDS encoding TIGR03364 family FAD-dependent oxidoreductase: protein MRVIVVGAGVVGTMHAWHAVERGHEVVQIERETEARGASLRNFGQVWVSGRAGGEELATALRARELWEEIGERVPGIGFRATGSLTPVRNALERDVAEAALKRDDAAARGYRMLTPQEAREINPALRGEFEAALWCGQDAAVEPRTAQLELKKALPASGRYTYLGGREVRAVVGTGSVRDDHGDVHTGDLVVLCTGAWLGGLVRELAPELPVRRVRLQMMQTESLGERLTTSVADADSFRYYPAYASEALDALNARQAQDPVAAEHRMQLLMVQRADGGLTIGDTHEYEHPFAFDVREEPYEHVARVAESFLGRPLPKIRHRWAGVYAQCTDTTRVVHREQVRDGVWLVTGPGGRGMTCSPAIAEKTANDLGW from the coding sequence GTGAGAGTCATCGTCGTAGGAGCTGGCGTGGTGGGAACCATGCACGCCTGGCACGCAGTGGAACGCGGCCACGAGGTCGTACAGATCGAGCGCGAGACCGAGGCGCGGGGCGCCTCGCTCCGTAACTTCGGGCAGGTGTGGGTCAGCGGGCGGGCCGGCGGGGAGGAGCTGGCGACCGCGCTGCGTGCCCGGGAGCTGTGGGAGGAGATCGGCGAGCGGGTGCCGGGCATCGGCTTCCGCGCCACCGGGTCGCTCACCCCCGTGCGGAACGCCCTGGAACGGGACGTCGCTGAGGCCGCGTTGAAGCGGGACGACGCGGCGGCCCGCGGGTACCGGATGCTGACCCCGCAGGAGGCCCGCGAGATCAACCCGGCCCTCCGGGGTGAGTTCGAGGCGGCCCTGTGGTGCGGGCAGGACGCGGCCGTGGAGCCGCGCACCGCCCAGCTGGAGCTGAAGAAGGCCCTGCCGGCGTCCGGGAGGTACACCTACCTCGGCGGACGGGAGGTCCGTGCGGTTGTCGGGACCGGCTCGGTGCGCGACGACCACGGCGATGTGCACACCGGCGACCTCGTCGTCCTGTGCACCGGCGCCTGGCTCGGCGGTCTGGTACGCGAACTCGCCCCCGAGCTGCCGGTCCGGCGGGTCCGCCTCCAGATGATGCAGACCGAGTCGCTCGGCGAGCGCCTCACCACGTCCGTGGCCGACGCCGACTCCTTCCGCTACTACCCGGCGTACGCCTCCGAGGCCCTCGACGCGCTCAACGCGCGGCAGGCCCAGGACCCGGTGGCCGCCGAGCACCGGATGCAGCTGCTGATGGTGCAGCGCGCGGACGGCGGGCTGACCATCGGCGACACGCATGAGTACGAGCACCCCTTCGCCTTCGACGTGCGCGAAGAGCCGTACGAGCACGTCGCCCGCGTCGCCGAGTCCTTCCTCGGGCGCCCGCTGCCGAAGATCCGCCACCGCTGGGCCGGGGTGTACGCGCAGTGCACCGACACCACCCGCGTCGTCCACCGCGAGCAGGTGCGCGACGGCGTGTGGCTGGTCACCGGGCCCGGCGGGCGCGGCATGACCTGTTCCCCGGCGATAGCCGAAAAGACCGCGAACGACCTGGGCTGGTGA
- a CDS encoding phosphonatase-like hydrolase — MTAANTANSANSNKPINLVVLDMAGTTVVDGGLVERAFAAAARRMGAEPDAMLGHVRATMGESKISVFRHLFGDEEKARQANTAFEEAYGELVGAGHVAPVPGAREAIERMRDEGRTVVLSTGFARTTQDAILAVLGWQDLVELTLCPADAGGRGRPYPDMVLAAFLRTRAVDGVDQLAIAGDTSYDMLSGVRSGARVVAGVLTGAHDRGQLERHGATHVLDSVAELPDLLARLVPPVEI; from the coding sequence GTGACCGCTGCGAACACTGCGAACTCTGCGAACTCAAACAAACCGATCAACCTCGTGGTGCTGGACATGGCGGGCACCACCGTCGTCGACGGCGGTCTCGTCGAGCGGGCGTTCGCCGCTGCGGCGCGGCGGATGGGCGCCGAGCCCGACGCCATGCTCGGCCATGTCCGGGCCACCATGGGCGAGTCCAAGATCTCCGTCTTCCGGCACCTCTTCGGCGACGAGGAGAAGGCCCGGCAGGCCAACACCGCCTTCGAGGAGGCGTACGGCGAGCTGGTCGGCGCCGGACACGTCGCCCCCGTCCCCGGCGCGCGCGAAGCCATCGAGCGGATGCGGGACGAGGGCCGGACGGTGGTCCTGAGCACCGGTTTCGCCCGGACCACCCAGGACGCGATCCTCGCCGTCCTCGGCTGGCAGGACCTGGTCGAGCTGACGCTCTGCCCGGCCGACGCGGGCGGTCGCGGGCGGCCCTACCCGGACATGGTGCTCGCCGCGTTCCTCCGGACCCGGGCCGTGGACGGAGTGGACCAGCTCGCGATCGCGGGCGACACCTCGTACGACATGCTCAGCGGCGTACGGTCCGGGGCCCGTGTCGTGGCCGGTGTCCTCACCGGCGCCCACGACCGGGGGCAGCTGGAGCGGCACGGCGCCACCCACGTCCTGGATTCGGTCGCCGAACTGCCGGACCTGCTGGCCCGGTTGGTCCCGCCGGTGGAGATATGA
- a CDS encoding ABC transporter ATP-binding protein produces the protein MTSGASSTRATSGIRFDGVSVAYGAKGRSGGTTVLDSLDLTVEPGEVMALLGPSGSGKTTALRAVAGFVQPFAGRVLIDGRDVTRLPPHRRGVGMVVQQYALFPHMRVEDNVAFGLRAQKVPKGEIPERVAEALGMTGMASYAKRYPRELSGGQQQRVAIARALAIRPGVLLLDEPLSALDAQLRSGMLAELARLHRELPDVSILYVTHDQVEALTLADRIAVMDRARLQDCGTPQELYRRPRTEFTASFVGNANLLPVTVRSAAAGSGGAVVSFAGTELTVTGADGAADGATATLCVRPHLVALGEGPNVLRGRIAEVQWRGSTHRLLVDVDGHRVKADVRELRDTPALGDTATLHFAADDAVLLTAGVTADGTPDVTADGAPDVTADGAPGVTADGVAPANSGAGASAGAGASDG, from the coding sequence ATGACCAGCGGCGCCAGTAGCACCAGAGCCACCAGCGGCATCCGCTTCGACGGGGTCTCGGTCGCGTACGGCGCCAAGGGCAGGAGCGGCGGGACCACCGTCCTGGACTCGCTGGACCTGACCGTCGAGCCCGGTGAGGTGATGGCCCTGCTCGGCCCCTCGGGTTCGGGCAAAACCACCGCTCTGCGCGCCGTCGCCGGCTTCGTCCAGCCCTTCGCCGGGCGGGTCCTCATCGACGGCCGCGACGTGACACGACTGCCCCCGCACCGGCGGGGCGTCGGCATGGTCGTCCAGCAGTACGCGCTCTTCCCGCATATGCGCGTCGAGGACAACGTCGCCTTCGGGCTGCGGGCGCAGAAGGTGCCCAAGGGCGAGATCCCGGAGCGCGTCGCCGAAGCGCTCGGGATGACGGGCATGGCCTCCTACGCCAAGCGCTACCCGCGCGAACTCTCCGGCGGCCAGCAGCAGCGCGTGGCCATCGCGCGGGCCCTGGCCATCCGGCCCGGGGTGCTGCTGCTCGACGAGCCGCTCTCCGCACTCGACGCCCAGCTGAGATCCGGGATGCTGGCCGAACTGGCCCGGCTGCACCGTGAGTTGCCCGATGTATCGATCCTGTACGTCACGCACGACCAGGTCGAGGCGCTCACTCTGGCGGACCGTATCGCCGTGATGGACCGCGCCCGGCTCCAGGACTGCGGGACCCCGCAGGAGCTGTACCGGCGCCCCCGCACCGAGTTCACCGCATCCTTCGTCGGCAACGCCAACCTCCTGCCGGTCACGGTACGGAGCGCGGCAGCGGGCTCCGGCGGCGCCGTGGTCTCCTTCGCCGGTACGGAACTGACCGTGACCGGCGCGGACGGCGCCGCCGACGGCGCCACGGCCACCCTGTGCGTACGCCCGCATCTGGTCGCACTCGGCGAGGGCCCGAACGTCCTGCGCGGCAGGATCGCCGAGGTCCAGTGGCGCGGCTCCACCCACCGGCTGCTGGTCGACGTGGACGGCCACCGGGTCAAGGCCGATGTGCGCGAATTGCGCGACACCCCGGCGCTGGGCGACACGGCGACGCTGCACTTCGCCGCCGACGACGCGGTGCTGCTGACAGCGGGCGTGACGGCGGACGGGACGCCGGATGTGACGGCGGACGGGGCTCCGGATGTGACGGCGGACGGGGCTCCGGGTGTGACAGCGGACGGCGTGGCACCGGCGAACAGCGGAGCGGGAGCGTCCGCCGGGGCGGGAGCGTCCGATGGCTAG
- a CDS encoding 2-aminoethylphosphonate ABC transporter permease subunit, which produces MASTTAVVATARTAPAAPRSLPRCVWALPPVVVLALVFLYPLALVVQQSFTLDTGGTSVAPYTQVFASDAFRRALTTTVWLAVGSTVGCLVLGFVLAVVIAFVPFPGGKAVARFIDVFLSFPSFLITLALLFVYGSVGMANGAWTDLTGAHQGPFQFLTTPWGVLLAEITYFTPFVMRPLLAAFSQLDTAQLEVASSLGAGPARIVRRIILPEALPALAAGGSLVLVMCLNEFGIVLFTGAKGVTTLPMLVYSKAILESDYPAACVVAVVNVAISVGLYSLYRMVARRAGA; this is translated from the coding sequence ATGGCTAGCACCACCGCTGTCGTGGCGACCGCCCGGACCGCGCCGGCCGCGCCCCGTTCACTGCCCCGCTGTGTCTGGGCGCTGCCGCCCGTCGTCGTGCTGGCGCTGGTCTTCCTCTACCCGCTGGCGCTCGTCGTCCAGCAGTCCTTCACCCTCGACACCGGCGGCACGTCCGTCGCCCCGTACACCCAGGTCTTCGCGTCCGACGCCTTCCGCCGGGCACTGACGACGACCGTCTGGCTGGCCGTCGGCTCCACCGTCGGCTGCCTCGTCCTCGGGTTCGTGCTCGCCGTGGTGATCGCTTTCGTGCCGTTCCCCGGCGGGAAGGCGGTCGCCCGGTTCATCGATGTCTTCCTCTCCTTCCCGTCCTTCCTGATCACGCTCGCGCTGCTCTTCGTCTACGGCTCGGTCGGCATGGCCAACGGCGCCTGGACGGACCTGACCGGCGCGCACCAGGGGCCGTTCCAGTTCCTCACCACTCCGTGGGGCGTACTCCTCGCGGAGATCACCTACTTCACGCCGTTCGTGATGCGGCCGCTGCTCGCGGCCTTCTCCCAGCTCGACACCGCGCAGCTGGAGGTGGCCTCGTCGCTGGGCGCGGGACCGGCCCGGATCGTACGGCGGATCATCCTGCCCGAGGCGCTGCCCGCGCTCGCCGCCGGCGGCAGCCTGGTGCTGGTGATGTGCCTCAACGAGTTCGGCATCGTGCTCTTCACCGGGGCCAAGGGCGTGACGACCCTGCCGATGCTCGTGTACAGCAAGGCGATCCTCGAATCCGACTACCCGGCCGCGTGCGTGGTCGCCGTCGTCAATGTGGCGATCTCCGTCGGGCTCTACTCCCTCTACCGGATGGTGGCGCGCCGTGCTGGTGCATAG
- a CDS encoding ABC transporter permease — protein sequence MLVHSRTGKWTTWVVFFALFLPLFALPLLVILLASFATNWSGALPSGATVSHYAAATSGDSLQALTTSLITAACASVLALTLGTWAALAGAALKKRGRRFMDALFMLPVAVPPVVVGLAVLVAFSKPPVLLNGTSTIVILAHTILVTAFAHRSVSAAILRLDPVYEQAAASLGARPSYVLWRVRLPLLLPSLTAAAGLCFALSMGELSATMMLYPPDWTPLPVQIFATTDRGSLFTGAAVAVVLMAATLLVLSGVSRIRTRALYR from the coding sequence GTGCTGGTGCATAGCCGTACGGGCAAGTGGACCACCTGGGTCGTCTTCTTCGCCCTCTTCCTGCCCCTGTTCGCCCTGCCGCTCCTGGTGATCCTGCTGGCCTCGTTCGCCACCAACTGGTCGGGGGCACTCCCCTCGGGGGCGACCGTGAGCCATTACGCTGCCGCCACCAGCGGGGACTCCCTTCAGGCCCTCACCACCAGCCTGATCACCGCCGCCTGCGCGAGCGTGCTCGCGCTGACCCTCGGGACGTGGGCGGCGCTCGCCGGCGCCGCACTGAAGAAGCGCGGACGGCGGTTCATGGACGCCCTGTTCATGCTGCCGGTCGCGGTGCCGCCGGTGGTCGTGGGCCTCGCTGTGCTGGTGGCGTTCAGCAAGCCGCCGGTCCTGCTCAACGGCACCTCCACGATCGTGATCCTGGCGCACACCATTCTTGTCACGGCGTTCGCCCACCGGTCGGTCTCGGCTGCCATCCTGCGTCTCGACCCGGTGTACGAGCAGGCCGCGGCCTCGCTGGGGGCCCGCCCCTCATACGTCCTGTGGCGGGTCAGGCTGCCGCTGCTGCTGCCGTCCCTGACAGCGGCGGCCGGGCTCTGCTTCGCCCTGTCGATGGGGGAACTGAGCGCCACGATGATGCTCTACCCGCCCGACTGGACACCGCTTCCCGTCCAGATCTTCGCGACCACCGACCGGGGCTCGCTCTTCACGGGCGCGGCGGTCGCGGTGGTCCTCATGGCGGCGACACTGCTGGTGCTGTCCGGGGTCTCCCGTATCCGGACCAGGGCGTTGTACCGCTGA